From the genome of Triticum aestivum cultivar Chinese Spring chromosome 3B, IWGSC CS RefSeq v2.1, whole genome shotgun sequence, one region includes:
- the LOC123068666 gene encoding alcohol acyltransferase 9 — MDTGLEISGEVQYRGDPVLVPPRHPTPRHALYLSNLDDQRFLRFSIKYLYVFSAGAAVPADALRSALAEALVDYYPLAGRLRPGDGEEEGKLAVDCNAEGALFAEGSLPGLAAADFLRGGGATPHKSWRKLLYRVDAHGFVAVPPLVVQVTHLGCGGMVLCTAINHCLCDGIGTAQFLHAWARAARSDIAGSGDHPVVHDRRALRPRCPPRVEFTHPEYCQDAVANDKPTLLEHLLGQPLSPVSLTFTGAHLGHLKKQLLLSAPVLKCCTSFEALAATVWRAWVRALDPPAALRVKLLFSVNARRHLKPELPHGYYGNGFVLGCAESTAGQVAAVAAPATVIRLVQEAKERVDDDYVRSMVDLLEERRVGAGGGAKPDLSASLVISAWTRLGLEDLDFGAGTPAHMGPLTSEIYCVFVPVAGDPGGVTVLVSVPQAATDKFEHYCCNPVEPSGMEETDGGAIAGMLERDEQQQPCHGHEIKIDY, encoded by the exons ATGGACACGGGGTTGGAGATCTCCGGCGAGGTGCAGTACCGTGGCGACCCGGTCTTGGTGCCGCCCCGCCACCCAACGCCGCGCCACGCGCTTTACCTCTCTAACCTGGACGACCAGCGCTTCCTCCGCTTCTCCATCAAGTACCTCTACGTCTtctccgccggcgccgccgtccccgccgacGCGCTCCGGTCCGCGCTGGCCGAGGCCCTCGTTGACTACTACCCGCTGGCGGGGAGGCTCCGgcccggcgacggcgaggaggaggggaAGCTCGCCGTGGACTGCAATGCCGAAGGGGCGCTGTTCGCCGAGGGCTCCCTGCCCGGGCTCGCCGCAGCCGACTTCCTCCGCGGCGGCGGGGCCACGCCGCACAAGTCGTGGCGGAAGCTGCTGTACAGGGTCGACGCGCACGGCTTCGTCGCCGTGCCGCCTCTCGTCGTCCAG GTGACCCACCTCGGCTGCGGCGGCATGGTGCTGTGCACGGCCATCAACCACTGCCTCTGCGACGGCATCGGCACGGCGCAGTTCCTGCACGCCTGGGCGCGCGCCGCCAGGTCCGACATCGCCGGTAGCGGTGACCACCCCGTCGTCCACGACCGCCGCGCCCTGCGCCCGCGCTGCCCGCCGCGCGTCGAGTTCACGCACCCGGAGTATTGCCAGGACGCCGTCGCCAACGACAAGCCCACCCTCCTGGAGCACCTGCTGGGCCAGCCGCTCTCGCCAGTGTCCCTCACCTTCACGGGGGCGCACCTGGGGCACCTCAAGAAGCAGTTGCTGCTGTCGGCGCCGGTGCTCAAGTGCTGCACCTCCTTCGAGGCGCTGGCGGCCACGGTGTGGCGCGCGTGGGTGCGCGCGCTGGACCCGCCGGCGGCGCTCCGCGTGAAGCTCCTCTTCTCGGTGAACGCCCGGCGTCACCTAAAGCCGGAGCTCCCCCATGGATACTACGGCAATGGTTTCGTGCTCGGGTGCGCCGAGTCTACGGCCGGGCaggtggcggcggtggctgcgCCGGCGACGGTGATCCGGCTCGTGCAGGAGGCCAAGGAGCGCGTGGACGACGACTACGTGCGGTCCATGGTGGACCTCCTGGAGGAGCGTCGTGTCGGCGCCGGCGGTGGAGCCAAGCCTGACCTGTCGGCGAGCCTGGTGATCTCGGCATGGACGAGGCTGGGGCTGGAGGACCTCGACTTCGGCGCGGGCACGCCGGCGCACATGGGCCCGCTCACCAGCGAGATATACTGCGTGTTCGTCCCGGTGGCAGGCGACCCCGGCGGCGTCACCGTGCTCGTCTCCGTCCCGCAGGCGGCCACCGACAAGTTCGAGCACTACTGCTGCAACCCTGTTGAACCCAGTGGAATGGAAGAAACGGACGGCGGTGCCATTGCCGGTATGCTGGAGCGCGACGAGCAGCAGCAACCCTGTCATGGACATGAGATCAAGATCGATTACTAA